From a single Bufo bufo chromosome 9, aBufBuf1.1, whole genome shotgun sequence genomic region:
- the LOC120979807 gene encoding tigger transposable element-derived protein 1-like, whose product MAPKKHSGKKKVRSSNEGDKNSNAGDNVQSGNASDNVQSGNASDNVQSGNASDNVQSGNAGDKNVQRKHGGKKKVQSSSKGDSKVVKKITIELKKEIIEKHDRGIRVTDLASEYKMAKSTISTILKNKAAIKGADVAKGVTMLTKQRMQVLEEVEKLLLVWLNEKQLAGDSVSEAMICEKARKLHSDLLQRSPSTSAASDKFKASRGWFEKFRRRSGIHSVIRHGEASSSDKAAAEAYKLDFAEFMKTEGYVPQQVFNCDETGLFWKKMPNRTYITQEEKALPGHKPMKDRLTLLLCANASADLKIKPLLVYHSQTPRAFRQQNVNKARLPAMWRANAKAWVTRQLFMEWLHEVFAPTVRKYLSDNQLPERCLLLMDNAPAHPPTLVDDMDAEYDFIKVKFLPPNTTPLLQPMDQQVICNFKKLYTKALFTRCFNVTEETSLTLKDFWKKHFNVVHCINLIDKAWEEVTPRTLNSAWRKLWPECVAEREHDFEGSDAEVV is encoded by the coding sequence ATGGCTCCCAAGAAGCATAGTGGAAAGAAGAAAGTGCGGAGCAGCAATGAAGGTGACAAGAACAGCAATGCaggtgacaatgtgcaaagtggaaatgcaagtgacaatgtgcaaagtggaaatgcaagtgacaatgtgcaaagtggaaatgcaagtgacaatgtgcaaagtggaaatgcaggTGACAAGAATGTGCAGCGCAAGCATGGTGGCAAAAAGAAAGTGCAGAGCAGTAGTAAAGGTGACAGCAAGGTTGTGAAGAAAATAACCATTGAGCTGAAGAAGGAAATTATAGAAAAGCATGACCGTGGTATTCGTGTGACTGATCTGGCCTCGGAGTACAAGATGGCAAAGTCAACAATCTCGACTATTCTGAAAAACAAAGCCGCCATCAAAGGAGCTGATGTTGCAAAAGGAGTAACAATGTTAACCAAGCAGAGGATGCAAGTGCTGGAAGAGGTGGAAAAACTTTTGTTGGTGTGGTTGAATGAGAAACAGCTGGCAGGTGATAGCGTTAGTGAAGCTATGATCTGTGAGAAAGCCAGGAAATTGCACAGTGATTTACTGCAAAGAAGCCCCTCTACAAGTGCAGCAAGTGACAAATTTAAAGCCAGTAGGGGGTGGTTTGAAAAATTCCGCAGGAGAAGTGGCATCCACAGTGTGATTAGACATGGTGAGGCTTCCAGTTCTGACAAGGCCGCAGCAGAAGCCTACAAGTTAGACTTTGCGGAATTCATGAAGACAGAAGGATACGTCCCTCAACAAGTGTTCAACTGTGATGAAACAGGgctcttctggaaaaaaatgcCGAACAGAACCTATATCACGCAGGAGGAAAAGGCACTACCAGGGCACAAGCCCATGAAGGACAGATTGACCCTTTTGCTGTGTGCCAACGCAAGCGCCGATCTGAAAATTAAACCACTACTGGTGTACCATTCTCAGACCCCTCGTGCATTTAGGCAacaaaatgtgaacaaggccagaCTGCCCGCCATGTGGAGAGCCAATGCCAAAGCTTGGGTCACAAGGCAATTGTTTATGGAATGGCTGCACGAGGTGTTTGCACCCACCGTCAGAAAATATCTTTCTGATAACCAGCTGCCTGAAAGGTGCCTTCTTCTGATGGACAATGCCCCGGCACACCCTCCAACCTTGGTGGATGATATGGATGCTGAGTATGACTTCATCAAGGTAAAGTTCCTCCCCCCCAACACAACACCACTTCTGCAGCCCATGGACCAGCAAGTCATCTGCAACTTCAAGAAGCTGTACACAAAGGCGCTCTTCACTAGGTGTTTTAATGTCACTGAAGAGACGTCCTTGACTTTGAAAGACTTCTGGAAGAAACATTTCAATGTTGTCCACTGCATTAACCTCATTGACAAAGCCTGGGAAGAGGTCACTCCCCGAACCCTAAATTCAGCCTGGAGGAAACTGTGGCCAGAATGTGTCGCTGAACGTGAACATGACTTTGAAGGGTCTGATGCAGAGGTAGTGTAG